AAACAGTTAACCGATCATccaaaacgaaacaaaaccattacGTTGTTCtaactaattgattaaaaaagttaaattgtaCTTATTTGATCTCGAGACACAGGTTTGAAGTCCTCGTTGATCGTTTTTTGTTTATGGTTCATTTTAAACAAAGTAAACAGCCTGAGAAAACAATCTAAAGCAGAACCAGTTGCATAAAGATTACAAATACATACCCTTCCAAACTATGATAAAAGAATAATTGAAACCAGAAACTAaccaaacattaataaacaaggaatacaatttatatattatactcTGCATGCAAATATATAAATCTaccaaaaacaatcaaaaaagAATGAGGATAAATCTCATCTAGGACTCATCCTCCAAGAGGGCAGTTTGCTCCATCTTTACTATGTCAACATACCAATTTCCTAATAACGTTTAATGCATAGATCTCAAAAAATCTGAAATAAAACCACTCATAAACCGACACGCTATCTTATTCATTCTACTACTCCCTTATAGTTTTGGAttttaacattttcaaacagttttgaaaaactacaataaatattttggatttttataataGACATTAGATAAGGACTtaagaaattaatttcaaataaacTTCAAAGTATCACATTCGGCTCATTAAATGAGAAAGATGTTCATAGTTCGAGCTCGGTTcatttaaatttacaatttttatatcTAGTTTAGATTCAGCTCATGTTAATTTGTTTAAATGTTAAACGAATTGAGATCAactcatttaaatattaaacgAATCAAATTTGGACAATAAATGTTAAATGAACGAACTGAGATCAAGCATGTTCATCGGCTTACCAGTTAATCATCGAGTTTAAGTCCCCTCTTCCACattaattgagttttttttttttgaaaataattaattgagttATTGCTCGTATTGTAAACCAAAGAAAATGATTATGCAAGTATGCAATCTTTTGCTAGCCATTCACAATAAACGTTAATGAAAAGAGCTTTTGCATTTTGCAGACTGAATCATCTCAATTCAGTAAATTCTAAAGGGAGcaaatttgaaagaaatgagATTTGGAGTTTCTAACAATCGGATCAGTTCACCATAACCAAATAGCGAATATGATACAAAGCATATTCCTCCTATACCCCAAGGAAAAGAAACTTTTTTCTTTATGTACAAACCATCCATAGCTAATCCGCTCGTGAGTCGTGGCTAATCGATCATCTTCTAGTTGATGAGATAACCTCCTTAGGAGGCCGCCTTCTTTTTGTATTTCTTGGCGCAAACAATGTAGATGAACATGTTCGCAACGCTGAGTCCAGCTATGAGCCAGAAGAAATAATCTAGATGGCCCTTGTTCAAGTTATCCGGAATCCATCCTGCTTTCCCCCCTGTGGTTGTGAAGTACGTTACCATAGTTAGAATAAATGAGCTAAGATAATTGCCCAAAGATGTTGTCAGAAGTGACAATGCGCTGCATAAACTTCGCATAGCATCGGGAGACTGCTcgtaaaaaaattcaagttgACCGATGAACGTGAACACTTCTGCAGCACCAATTAACATATACTGAGGAATTTGCCAAAAGATGCTGAGAGGCACAGCAGCACCAGAATCAACCAACCCGAGCTCTTTGGCAAGCTGTAAGCGTTTAATCTCTACCAAAGCAGCAGCAAACATGCACAGCACTGAAATAAAGAGGCCAATCCCCATCCTTTGCAGCTCCGAGAAGCCCCTCTCTTTTCCCGTAAACTTCCTTGCGATTGGGACAATGACCGCGTCGTAGATTGGCACCCAGCAAATAACACTGATAACATCAAATGATGACAAGGAGGCAGGAGGAATGATGAAAGAGCCAATTTTTGTGTCCATTAGCATTCCTTGTTCCACAAACATTGTGGACATTTGAGCATAGACAGCCGAAAACACAATTCCTGTCGCCCAGATTGGAAACATACGAACCAAAATCTTCAGTTCCTCCACTTGTGTTACGGTGCAAAGCCTCCATGGATCGGAGAAAGACCCAGTTTTGGACTCAGCTTCTGAAATTACAGCAGCTTTATCAAGGCACCTGCATAGAAATGATATTTAGCTTAAAAATTCTTTTCAGCACCAACTAAACAGGTGTCAGAAGAACTTATGCACAATATCTAACACAAATTGTCCgtaaaaagaaaattttcagAATTAAACTGGTATTAGCTTGTATGCAGAGTATTTTTGACCAACTAAATAAAGCAAGGAATTCCAAAGGGTCTTAGCCGTTCCCCGACTTAAGAATCCAATTTGATAAgccaaacaaaataaataaatgatgacTTGGCACCGACACAAGGATGATAACaaagagaaatgaaaaagaaaattactcCAGTTCATTGCTGTGCTCCAATTTTCTGCTACCTTCAATAGCAGAATCTTGTGTTTCATATAGGAGACTACTATCTATAGGGACCTCCAGATTCCGCTTATGAAATGACGCAACCATAACCTGGCACATCCTAGTAATAGGACTCCCACCTGGTTTCTGAAATCTATACAAGGGTGTGCCGGATAAAAAACTTATAATAGCAATTCCCATAAATAATGCAGGAATTCCAAATCCCAGGCCCCACCCTGCATTATCTTGAATATATACCAGTAAACTACTTGATATAAGAGCACCAATAttgatagaaaaataaaacCAGTTGAAGAAAGAACCCTTTTTCACCCTTTCCTTAGGATCGGTGTCATCAAACTGGTCAGCCCCGAAGGAAGAAACACATGGCTTGATGCCACCAGTCCCAAGTGCAATCAGATAGAGCCCAAAGAAGAAAACTGCATACTGAGCTGGAGCAGCCGAAGGACACATAGAACCCACACATTCAGCTGGCATTAATGCAGGAACTGATGCTGAGAGTGTCAATGTACACATTCCCTGTGGCAATTAACGACTCTTGAATTATTCAACAGTACACATCCAATCCAACAAAATCCATAAATGGAAGAAAagagaaacatttaaaatagcATATACACTCCATGGACTATAACAATTCTagatattaatatatttttcatccAGTCTTCTCAAAATAAAGATGTTTTGAACTTTTCATAAGTTTGTGGTATTTCAAAGGCATCCATTTTTTACTTCCTGAGATATCTAATATATTTTCCTAGAATATATCAATTAGACTAGTTCGCAATACAATGGCCTATGCTCAAGTTACAGGTGAAGAAGAATCACCATCTAATCATTCAGGATACCTTAAGACCAACAATTATTCACAGTTAAGGTTTTTGATGAAACTCTTAGAAGTTGATTTAAGTAAATTACAGAGGGGTgctattctttttcttttaaataacttTATAACAAACACTGTTCTCCCAGCTAATTGTCGCAGATTGGAACATTCCCAAAATACTTCTATTGTAAAATGAGCCAAATCTAAATTAAATGTCCTTCGCTTCAGTTGCCTATTTTCTAGTGAGGTAGTAtcaattcaaaagaaaaaatccTAGCAGAACTGGGATTAATTAATCTTATTTCAGACCCCTATAAGCTAGAAATGTAAGATATCCTAGCAGAAACTATTATTGTTTTTCTATGTATTGAACACCATAGTGAtgtggaaaaaaaaattcagactTAAATATAGAGAAGTGACAAAAACCGCAATGACCATGTAGAATCATTAGCTGAGACAACTAACTGAACAGAAAAAACAGCGAGTAGGTTTATGTTGGTTTGAGTAATGTGGCGACGAAtcataaaaagagaaaaagatgtGGTGTTATAacccaaaaaatcaaaagaagagaGTTGAGCAAGAATTACAATGAGGTAGATTGTGGAGAAGGCAGCTATTGTCCAATATCTTCCCCAATAAGCATCTGCCAGGACGGCTCCAATCAGTGGTGTGATGTAGCAAGTACCTGCCCAGGTTGTAACATTTCTTGCGGCAGCTACATTGCCTTCATGCAGCTTATGGGTAAGATAAGTAACAAGATTTGTGGAAATCCCataataagccaaacgttcacaacaTTCAGTACCTGTTTGGCATATgatacaaaaagttaaaaaaagaaaattatagagGGAGAGAGTATGTAACACAAGGAACACTAAGAATAATAATCTGTACCCAAAATAAAAGGACAAGCTTTCCAAGTTCCAGTCTTCTGCTTAAGAACAGGATTGCCTTTGAGGTCAACTGAGCCATCTCCTGTATAGAGTTCATTGCTTCTACTCTGAAGACACAAAAATGGAACATCATATGCAACTATGCAAGCGACAAAGTGCTAGACCAGTTTCATTGAGACGTATTTGGTAGACAGGACAGGAGAACAAATAACACACACACAAAGACATAAATAAAAATCCACATATCAGTATGGCTGTATAACAAagccagacatatcatgaaatAATCAACAAAATTTTCCAAAACTGACTAACTCTTTTTGTGCCACCCACAAGGAAATAATCCTCTCCaaaattaattcataaaataagTCAAGCATTGGCACACATAGAGAGAACTCGGTTCCAAACTAGATGGGCATGTAATCATACAAATTTCCGAGGAAACAGATGGCCCATCATATAGTAGAACACCCCACAcatatttaaatagaaatcTCTGTCATTTTTTCTCGCCTTAGCCAGTATCCATCGCTTCATATTTTTCGCAACAACTTTACCTAGAAATAGGTAATCAACGGTTCAAGAAGGAACTGCCAGAAAGTAGGATAACATAACATGATAACTTTCTATGAACATCACTAAGGCAGAACCAATAAGGTTCAGCGCGATACAAAGATATAAATGTCTTTGCTCCAGGTACATAGCCGAACCCCTTATGCCTCTCAATTGAATCTTGAACTGGTAGTCATTCATACCTATGATACCACAAACACGCCAAATGCTAAACTCACCATCATGATTAGCACAATGGAAGTATTGGCTCATCAGTCATCACCATACGTGAACGAAAAAATTTGTTCAATACATTTAGTCAGAAACAATTAGCTGTCCATCCCAATAttaaaaagtccaaaataaaacaaatcgaCCGCAATGTTTCGTTTGAAAAGGCTCAAATAGCAACAGGGTCAGACGGCTGACATATATTCCAATAACAATAGGCTGGTTCCAAGCCAAATGATCATACCAATTTGATAAAGTCGAGCTGCTAATAGTTGATACCATAAAACTATGGGTATTGCAGAGTTATTAGTGAACCTGTTAAGCTGTTACAGTAGATAGAGaccataaaattataaataattaagtatATATGCGTTTATTGCTATTGGGTTAAATGTAACAAAAAGATGAACTTTAGCATGTTTTACAATtaaacacgaactttaaaaatTGGCAAAAACAGTCGACAACTTTAATCTTTTGACAAATTTTGAGctatattttgttaaaaaaacatTGATGTGGCTGCCAGAACCGTGTATATTCTGCGTCCACATCAGCAATTTTCAACGGAAAATAGCTGATTTTGTCAGATTTTAAAGTTCACTAATGTTCGTGATTAAATTTgcatttaaaatttgtttaaatcGAACAAAATAAACAGCCTGAGAATAGATATTATTATCAACTAATAGATAAATAGGGGagacaatttttaaatttgactcTCTAAGCTAAAGTATCCAATCtacaaatataaatcaaatcccacaaataaattaatttttctcaaTTGAAACAAAAGTCACTGTTCCTTGCTCGATCAATACTTAAAATTGAGCAAAAAAATAcaacttaaatcaatcaaattatataaaattgtaGAGAATGGAATCAGATAAAATTGAGGAGAAACCTCATCGGAGACTCCATCTTCCAAAAGTGCAGTTTGCTCCTCCGCCACCGAACCCATTTTAATGGAGATTGAAAAACAGTGAGAAGAAATTAAAGATAAGTGATCGAAGAAGTGAAGATACAGATAAAAGTGTGAGCCAAAGGATTTTTATTGTATTGAAGATGACGTACAAATATTAACAAGGTTGGTGACTTGGGAATTTGCAATTCTTGGAGGAAAAAGGTACTAAATAACCATGGCTTTTTTCTAAAGGAACATCAATCACCCTAAACTTAGAAATATAGTATTCCGACTCGgttcaatttaatttgtttaaatgatAAGCGAATCGAGTTCAATCTTGTTtatttaaatgctaaatgtaCTCGCTCATTTAAATGCCGAATGAGTTAAACTCACACTTTAAATGTTAGATAATATGAGCTCAGGCTGGCTCATTTAAGTGTTAAACAATTTGAACTCGAGTAACTATGGAAATCCTCCTTTAATGGAGTGCGGAATTTCCATTAATTACTCTTATGGGAAGTTCATATAGAAGTCATCTCGTGAGCTCATAATAAAACTTATATAGAAATCAGCTCGCAAACTCATATACAAAATATTCGTAAATATAAACAAACCGAACACTTTCAAGTACAACATCGGCttgttttttcattattttttataatttttttccatattgTTGGTACAATTTGTAATGATTTTGTTATTactaaaatacttttattttaaaatttagaaaaaaaaattatcatatcaATAAATCGAAAGCGGATGGTGGTTTGAGTATAGATGCAATACAAAATATTCGTAAATAGATACGAGGATCTTTTATAGAATCGGGGTTGGGTGTGGATATGATTTCTCATCCTCACTCCGTTCTATTGTCATTCCTAAATTCGAACAACTTCACCAAAATgccatttttttttccaaatttgaGACTCTTTTTCTCTATGTttcaatttttctattttaataccaaacacaaataacaaaaataatcaaatcaaaacccaCACACATCAGCATCAACTAACCGAAACCTAATTACAATTTCAATATATTGATTACCGTCCAAAAACAACAATCCttataatatcaaattatattttttgaaacaaattaaaccatTCATCAATTAAAAAGACAAATCAGCTCAATCCAAAACCTTGGAGATTTGAATTTTACTTTAAgttactaaattattttttaagtaattaaagaataaaattcaCAACGGTTTCACTAATTATAGTGACAGTGATTTTTATTTACTAAAAGATAAccgaaaaataatcaaaaaataataaaaatataaattaaggtTAGGAAATTTTCAGATTACTTAAAATCGAGCAAAATAATCCAAcacaaatcaatcaaaaaaaatcgtagaaaattttaaaattaagaatttcagtttaaaaaaatcaagattaggaattttaaaatataaaatgattgGACCGTGTTAATTATTAAAGGTGGCCGTGGTTTTCTGCTAGTAATGATTGAGAAATAATGTGAGAATAATTAAACGAAGGTGATGGTTGGTAGTTGATAAAGATGTTGGACTGTGTGCTGTGTGACGGGTGATATAGGTCTAATGTTTTAATTAGGGCAATATTAGCACTTTTTGAAAAGAATTGTGACTGTTTTGGACTTTCTACCTTTCTTCAATTATCATAATAaccaacaaacaaacaaaactaaTTCTTAGAGTTTTGAGCCTTTTTGTTCTTGAATTATGCACCACCAGGAACCCAGGAACCGCTTCAGCTTATCATTC
This window of the Mercurialis annua linkage group LG5, ddMerAnnu1.2, whole genome shotgun sequence genome carries:
- the LOC126681171 gene encoding protein NRT1/ PTR FAMILY 8.3-like, giving the protein MGSVAEEQTALLEDGVSDESRSNELYTGDGSVDLKGNPVLKQKTGTWKACPFILGTECCERLAYYGISTNLVTYLTHKLHEGNVAAARNVTTWAGTCYITPLIGAVLADAYWGRYWTIAAFSTIYLIGMCTLTLSASVPALMPAECVGSMCPSAAPAQYAVFFFGLYLIALGTGGIKPCVSSFGADQFDDTDPKERVKKGSFFNWFYFSINIGALISSSLLVYIQDNAGWGLGFGIPALFMGIAIISFLSGTPLYRFQKPGGSPITRMCQVMVASFHKRNLEVPIDSSLLYETQDSAIEGSRKLEHSNELECLDKAAVISEAESKTGSFSDPWRLCTVTQVEELKILVRMFPIWATGIVFSAVYAQMSTMFVEQGMLMDTKIGSFIIPPASLSSFDVISVICWVPIYDAVIVPIARKFTGKERGFSELQRMGIGLFISVLCMFAAALVEIKRLQLAKELGLVDSGAAVPLSIFWQIPQYMLIGAAEVFTFIGQLEFFYEQSPDAMRSLCSALSLLTTSLGNYLSSFILTMVTYFTTTGGKAGWIPDNLNKGHLDYFFWLIAGLSVANMFIYIVCAKKYKKKAAS